Sequence from the Clostridium butyricum genome:
TGGATTTGATTAAATTAAAGTAAATTTAACATATGAAGGAATGTTGTAGTTAGATATGAGATTAAGCACTTATTTTTGAATAAGTGTTTTTGTTATTTTGACCATAAATACGTTTAAACTAGGTATATTAAAGGTTTGCTTATAATTTTAACGCTATATTAACATGAATGTAAACTAGTGTTAACTATGAAACTATATAGTAAAGTATATAAATAGTTTACATATATTGTGAAAGTAAGTGTGTTTTGGTAAAAGATTAACAAAAATAAAACATAATAAAGGGGAACTACAGCTTATGATGTTGAATAAAAGTAAATTTAAGCTTGGATTTAACTTGAAAAAATCTATAAAAAACTTAGGGGAACTCACGAAAAGATTACAAAGATTTAATAAAACTGAGGGAAATTCAAAATCAAAAATCAAGTTCTATGGAAAGATTAAAGATTATAACTTAAAAAAGAAATTAACTTTAGGTTTTGGAAGCATTATGATTGTAAACATCGTGTTTATGATTTTTCTTTTAGTGAGCATGGGAGTTATGTCACAAAAGATAAATAGGCTTTATAATGGTCCTTTTGTAACTAATAATAGTGTTTGGGATACACGTATATCATTATTAAATATAGATAGATACATGTATCGTTCCATGCTTGAAAGTGATCAGAATAGAATAGGAAAATTTATAAAACTTGCTGATGAGGAGGAAAATGTTCTTCAAGAAAAAGTAACTAAATTAAAGAATTCAGATAATGTTGATGGACAATTATTAAATGATTTTCAAATAAACTTAGATGAAGCTCTTAAGGATAGGAAAAAAATAAGTGATTCTTTATTGAGTGGTGATAAGTATGCAGCAAGAATAATTATGGACAGTGGATATAAATCTAAAATAGAAAATTGTGAAGAATTTATTTCTGATATATACAATCTATCACATAAAGATGCAGAGAAGTTTATAAAAGTATCAAACATAAGCAGAAATATTGCAATTGTAGTTGCTTTATGTGGAGTTATATTCATAATGTTTATATGTTTTAAAATAACAAAGTATATTACATCTAAAATTTTAGAAGGAATAAGTCATGTTACAGATGTTTCTAATAATCTTGCAAATGGTGTTTTAAAAACAAGTGAAGACTATGATTCAAATGATGAAATGGGAATGATGAGTAGAAATTTAAATGGGACAATATCTATATTAGATAGTTATATAGGGGATATATCAAATGTATTAAAAGAATTATCAGAAGGTAATTTAAATACTAAGGTAAAAATAAAATATAGTGGTGATTTTTTAGAAATTGAAAATTCTCTTAAGAATATAATAACTTCACTTAGCTCTGTCTTCTTAAGTATCAATAATGCATCATGTATAGTATCTAGAGGTGCGAAAGAAATATCTGTGACAGGAGAACTTTTATCAGAAGGATCAGATCATCAGGCTAAGTCCATAGAAGAAGTTGTTGAAAGTATTATAGATATATCTGATAAGATAAAGGACAATACAAAAAATTCAATTGAGGTAGATAAGTTATTTGATAATACAACTAAAATGATAAATGATGAAAATGATAGAATGAATCTTCTACTGCAATCAATGGATAAAATAAATAAGTCATCAGAAAAAATAAATGAAATAATCGATACAATAAAAAGTATAGCAGATGATACAAATTTATTGGCATTAAATGCAGCAATTGAAGCAGCACGTGCTGGAGAATATGGAAGAGGTTTTTCAGTTGTTGCAGACGAAGTCTCAAAGCTTGCAAAACAATCTCAAGATGCTGTGAAGAGTACTACAAGGATAATTAATGATTCAATAAATTCAATAATAGAAGGAACTGGAATTGTAAAAGAGATATCAGAAGATTTAAATGTTATTTCAGAAGATGTAAATAATGTCTCTAATCTTGTAAAAAAAATTACTATGTCATCTGAAGAACAGCTATTTCATATAAATTCAATAACAGGAAAAATTGATGATATATCATGTGTTATCGAATCTAATCTTGAAATTGTTGAAAAGACAAAATTATCGGCAAATGAACTTGCAAGGGAATCAGGAATTCTTGATGAGGAAATAAGAAGATTTAATTTTAGTATGGAAATGTAATTAATTAGCATTTTGATATAATAATGAAAAAGGTGACAATTCGACAGGTGACTGTCACATGTCGTATAATAAAGAATAAAATTACATATTATATATTTTTAAGGAGAATGATCAAAGTGAATATATTAAATATAGCACATAGAGGATATAGTGGAAAATTCGATGAAAATACAATGATAGCATTTAAAAAAGCAATAGAATATGGTGCAGATGGAATTGAAACTGATATACAGTTATCAAAAGATGGAGTACCTGTAATAATTCATGATGAAACTTTAGATAGAACAACTAATGGACAAGGTTTTGTTAAAGATTTT
This genomic interval carries:
- a CDS encoding HAMP domain-containing methyl-accepting chemotaxis protein; translated protein: MMLNKSKFKLGFNLKKSIKNLGELTKRLQRFNKTEGNSKSKIKFYGKIKDYNLKKKLTLGFGSIMIVNIVFMIFLLVSMGVMSQKINRLYNGPFVTNNSVWDTRISLLNIDRYMYRSMLESDQNRIGKFIKLADEEENVLQEKVTKLKNSDNVDGQLLNDFQINLDEALKDRKKISDSLLSGDKYAARIIMDSGYKSKIENCEEFISDIYNLSHKDAEKFIKVSNISRNIAIVVALCGVIFIMFICFKITKYITSKILEGISHVTDVSNNLANGVLKTSEDYDSNDEMGMMSRNLNGTISILDSYIGDISNVLKELSEGNLNTKVKIKYSGDFLEIENSLKNIITSLSSVFLSINNASCIVSRGAKEISVTGELLSEGSDHQAKSIEEVVESIIDISDKIKDNTKNSIEVDKLFDNTTKMINDENDRMNLLLQSMDKINKSSEKINEIIDTIKSIADDTNLLALNAAIEAARAGEYGRGFSVVADEVSKLAKQSQDAVKSTTRIINDSINSIIEGTGIVKEISEDLNVISEDVNNVSNLVKKITMSSEEQLFHINSITGKIDDISCVIESNLEIVEKTKLSANELARESGILDEEIRRFNFSMEM